The Deltaproteobacteria bacterium IMCC39524 genomic interval TCAATTGCTTGGCTTTTTTCAGATCGTAGCGTGGAGTCAGCTCCGGATTATGTCCAGCATACCCCTTCGGACTGTTCTGAGCGCCAACGGTCGCCCGCCCCTTCATCAGTTTTTCGGCGATGCCTGCGTTATTGATGGCATAGACGATTGCTTGACGAACCTTGGGGTTCTTGAACGCTTCAACACGGTTCTGGTTGAGCTGCAGAGTGATAATTCGTGTTCCGCTCATGGTCACCAATTTTACATTGTCTGATTTCTCAATCCTGTCCATATCCTGAGGTGGAACCGGCATGATAAAGTCGACGTCACCGGAAAGCAGTGCCGCAACACGGGTCGCATCATTTTTGATCGGAGTCAGAATAATCTTATCTACGTTGCCGGGAGACTGTTTGTCCCAGTATCCGGGGAAGGCCTCGAAGACCACCTTGACGCCCTGCTGACGTTCAGAGACCGTATATTTGCCGGTTCCTGAGAGGTTGTCGTTGGCAAAAGAATAGCCCGTTTTGTTAATGGCCGCCTTGTCCATCCCCTTGTCGTCCTTGCCAGAGTAAAACTTGCTATCCATCGGGAAGATGTAAGTGGCGGTGCTAACTAACAGTGGATAAGGAACCTTGGTGACGATATCAACCGTGTACTTGTCGACCTTGAGCGGCGAATTGAACTGCTCGAAAATCCCTTTGAAATCAACAGATTCTTTCAAGCGATTGACGGTCCATACGACATCATCGGCAGTCAACTCATTGCCACTGTGAAATTTGATTCCCTTCTTCAGGTGGAAGCGCACGGTCTTGTCGTCGAGACGCTCCCATTTATCAGCAAGGCGACCCTCAATGGTTGTCTCCTTGGTCCAGCGAACCAATGGATCGAATACCATATGAGAATACTGAAGCATTCCCCCGGATAGTTGCATATGAGGATCAAGAGAGACTGGGTCGGCATCCATGGCCAGCTTCAAAGTCTTCGCCTGAGCCAAACCGCTCAGTGCAAGGACCAGCAATAATGTGAGCATAAAATGCTTTTTCATTCCAATTGCCTCCTGAAATTAATTGAGACCTGCATTAATGTGAGCAAAGCCAGTGACACCGGAAACAAGCCCCTGCAGCCAGCGGCCAAGCATGAATGGGACCTAATCACTTCTACAATACGGTATAGCCTTTGTCAAACCCGGGACCGCTCATCCAGGCACGGCTCCTGACGAACCATGGCTGCGGTAGAAGTCGACTTACTCAACCATGAAAAAAATGATAAACCTCTTCGACAGTCCGTATTGGCAAACCCGGCATCGCTCTTAACTCCTCCAGGCTGGCCGCCTTGATCTTTTTCAGACTTCCGAAATGCTTCAGCAGGGCCTTTTGTCGTTTTTCTCCGACCCCAGGGATCTCTGACAATACAGATTGAAGTTGCGCTTTACCACGCACCTTGCGGTGATGAGTAATGGCAAAGCGGTGCGCCTCGTCACGCAATCTTTCAAGCAGGAACAAAGCTGCAGAGCCGCCACGTAAGATGACGGGATTTTTTCGCCCCGGCAGGAAGAACCTCTCTGCACTGCGTTCTACGACACGCCCGCGGACATTCGCTTTAACACGACTTTTGGCAATTCCGGCGATATCGACAACATCGAACAAGCCAAGCTCCTCGAGCACCATTGCCAGGACTCCCAGTTGCCCTTTACCGCCATCAATCAGGATAAAATCAGGGAGCTTCTGCTCTTCGATACCTCGCTGTAATCTCCTGAGCAATACTTCTCTTAAGGCCGCATAGTCGTCGGTCCCTTCCACGCTCTTCACCTTGTAGTGTCTGTACTCTCCCGTAACAGGTTCACCGCCCACGACCACCGCCATACTGGCGACGGTCGCATGACCCTGAATCGTTGAGATATCAAAGCACTCTATGCGCTGCGGCATTCTCTGAAGATGCAGGCGCTGCATGACCTCTTCGAGGACTCTACGACGTGCTTCCTCTCGACTCCCCCGCTCCTGCCACGCCTCTTTGGCGTTACGGTTTGCCAATTCAACCAGGTGACGCCGCTCGCCCCGCTGCGGCGTCACAACCTGGACCTTGCGGCTACGGCGTTCTGTGAGCCATTCCGACAAGGCGTCGCCCCCTTCAATCTCCAGCGGCAAGACGACTTCATCAGGAACAGGCACATCGCGCCCGTAGAACTGGGAGAGGAACTCAGCCAGCAGCTCATCTTCATCCAACTGCCAGTTGAGGTTATAATTGCGCCTGGCGGTCAGTTTGCCTTGACGATAGAAGAGAACCACAACCTCAACTTCACCACCCTGCCGAAAAATGCCGACCACATCCTGGTCTATGGCTCCGTAACGGAC includes:
- the uvrC gene encoding excinuclease ABC subunit UvrC, which translates into the protein MTTFDLRRQPTSAGVYLMKDDAGVILYVGKAKNLRARLRSYMQAERDTRPQIKFLMERAATIETIVTDTEKEALILENTLIKKHRPRYNIHLRDDKTFVSLRIDLRDEFPMLEVVRRVRQDGARYFGPFASSSALRQTLKEIYRIFPLRHYPPAKCRQRGRPCLFHQIGQCSAPCHGHISSSAYGKLVAGVLALLEGRQGEVVELLRQRMSLAASEQRYEEAASLRDQIRAIDKTVEQQKSVRYGAIDQDVVGIFRQGGEVEVVVLFYRQGKLTARRNYNLNWQLDEDELLAEFLSQFYGRDVPVPDEVVLPLEIEGGDALSEWLTERRSRKVQVVTPQRGERRHLVELANRNAKEAWQERGSREEARRRVLEEVMQRLHLQRMPQRIECFDISTIQGHATVASMAVVVGGEPVTGEYRHYKVKSVEGTDDYAALREVLLRRLQRGIEEQKLPDFILIDGGKGQLGVLAMVLEELGLFDVVDIAGIAKSRVKANVRGRVVERSAERFFLPGRKNPVILRGGSAALFLLERLRDEAHRFAITHHRKVRGKAQLQSVLSEIPGVGEKRQKALLKHFGSLKKIKAASLEELRAMPGLPIRTVEEVYHFFHG
- a CDS encoding ABC transporter substrate-binding protein — encoded protein: MKKHFMLTLLLVLALSGLAQAKTLKLAMDADPVSLDPHMQLSGGMLQYSHMVFDPLVRWTKETTIEGRLADKWERLDDKTVRFHLKKGIKFHSGNELTADDVVWTVNRLKESVDFKGIFEQFNSPLKVDKYTVDIVTKVPYPLLVSTATYIFPMDSKFYSGKDDKGMDKAAINKTGYSFANDNLSGTGKYTVSERQQGVKVVFEAFPGYWDKQSPGNVDKIILTPIKNDATRVAALLSGDVDFIMPVPPQDMDRIEKSDNVKLVTMSGTRIITLQLNQNRVEAFKNPKVRQAIVYAINNAGIAEKLMKGRATVGAQNSPKGYAGHNPELTPRYDLKKAKQLMKEAGYEKGFEVSMVAPNNRYVNDEKIAEAAASMLGKIGIKVNLKTMPKAQYWDQFDLQVADIQMIGWHSDTEDTGNFFEFLLMCPNKETGYGQYNSGNYCNQEVDSLTLKVQAETDEVKRTAMLQKMERIAYDDAAFVPLHWQDLSWAGKKNLGIESIVNVMNFPYFGDLVIK